CACATCATAgtagtaaggagaaagtgaggactgcagatgctggagatcagagtctagatggtggtgctggaaaaaacacagcaggtcaggcagcatcctaggagaaAGAGGATCGAAGTTTCGGGgaaaattcctaatgaagggtttttcctgcccctcggatgctgcttgacttgctgtgcatttccagcaccacaatttcaACAACATCGTAGTCAGCCTGTTGTCAATTATCCCTGATCAGAGAGTTTAACATACTCAACCATCCATAATACACTCCCCAATGATTATAGATATTTGCAAAATGTGCTTGCCAGAGTTGACCAAAGACGCAGGGTTGTCATCCAATTTACACACATgattgaaaaattaaaaataaaaattcttaCTTTTTCGCCTTGAAATGTCACAGGACCTGTGTATCCAATGCGGattctttctaaaacaaaaataacactGATTTTGCAGCATTTAAACCCATCGATACAGTTTTGAAAGAGAATGCTTAATGAGTAAGGACGGGGTTTTTCGGTCCACTAAAATTATACTGACGAAGAGACATCCTCGTGACGATCAAAGCACAATATATTTCTTCACAGtttaaaaaatgactttttttcatACATGCCTTAACATCTACGTCTCTGGGCACCTCTAATTTACTTGTCTCCCATCGTTAAATTAATTTCAAAGCGCTAGCAGTTGGCGTTTTTCACTTCCTGGATTGCTGCCCGTGAGACTACTAAATGTAACTGACTGACCATACTTTATAACAacatcccccccatccccccccccaacatGGTGAAAAGCTCCGCTAATTTAATGTTTGGACATGGGAAATCCATGCCACGGTGGATCACCACGCACTTCTGAGCTGTGTTCTTCTATGACATTCTTTGTTGGACCTGCATCATGACATCCCTTTAAATCTAGTGTGACAGATGAGTTGGGGAACATCTTTGGGGGGGAAGTAACATCCAGGAACCGTTTTCAATCCTGCTGACTTGACAGGACACAAGCTGACCTTGTTCTCACACTTTCGGATGTGAAACGGTTGATCATTGACCCACATCTGCTTTAGAATGAAATTTGTTGATATTggattattcttttttttaaagtgaaggaATACACTGACACAAACATTATTTTTCAACACTGCCCTCAGAAGTCTGTGTATTCAGTGTTCACATGAGATCGTAGAATCAAACCAATGAAAGTTTTCTTTAATCATTACCCTTTGCACGGAAATTAATAGCTAATTAAATTATTAACGATTAATTAATTACTAACTAACAGCTAATTGGCCAAAGAGACCGATGAGATCATTCTTAATTTAAACCAAATCCTTCCGGTAAAGATGTTGAAGTTTGTGAGAGCAATTGGAATTGCATGCACTTTCTATTCGAAGATCCATAAGTGGTCAGGTAGCTTTAAGTTCAACATGTGTGAAGCCTAGCTCCTAATCAATATTccttttcttttgtgtttcatttgggcTTCATCAGTGGTAACTCTACATCAGAGTGAACTGATAGAAAAAACAACAGAAACGAGTGAATCTCTCAGAAACGGGACAACATTGCTTGATACTCAAAATCGGAGTTCTTACAAAACAGGCGAAGTAATCTTCATTGCGATTGTGACAGGATCTCTGAGTGTGGTAACCCTCGTTGGGAACGTTCTCGTCATTATCTCCATCAAAATAAACAGGCAATTGCAAACTGTTAACAACTACTTCATTTTCAGCTTAGCCTGCGCTGATGTCACTGTTGGTGTAACGATGAATTTATTCACCATTTACAGTCTCCTTGGCTACTGGCCTCTGGGTCCAGTAGTGTGTGATTTATGGCTTGCAGTCGATTACGTTGTCACCAACGCATCTTCCATGAATCTCCTTATCATCAGCTTTGACCGCTACTTCTGTGTGACCAAACCGCTTAGCTACCCCGTGAGGAGGACACCAAAGGTTGCAGGCATGATGATCGCAGCCGCCTGGGTGTTGTCATTTTTTGTGTGGGCTCCTGCCATtctcttctggcagttcatcGTAGGGCAGCGGACAGTCAGTGAAGGAGAGTGTTATATACAGTTCCTCTCTAATCCTGCTGTCACTTTCGGCACTTCAATAGCTTGCTTCTATCTCCCCGTCACTATCATGGTGATTTTATATGTGTTCATATCACGTGCGAGCAAAAGTCGAATAAAGATGGATACAAAAGAGTCTGAATCTAAGAAGGAACCAGTTTCTCCCAGCCCAGAGGTGGGTAACATACTGAAATCAAATCAGAGCAATATATCAGATTCATCTGATGGGCTGCCACAATTGAAAATGCCAAATGGCACAATTCAT
This genomic stretch from Chiloscyllium plagiosum isolate BGI_BamShark_2017 chromosome 37, ASM401019v2, whole genome shotgun sequence harbors:
- the LOC122541229 gene encoding muscarinic acetylcholine receptor M2-like, which produces MLVIFDNSDRICGYDFNKDLLWILIANVISYEELTNKIHEGRVVDAVSINFSKPRKTNQQVVTLHQSELIEKTTETSESLRNGTTLLDTQNRSSYKTGEVIFIAIVTGSLSVVTLVGNVLVIISIKINRQLQTVNNYFIFSLACADVTVGVTMNLFTIYSLLGYWPLGPVVCDLWLAVDYVVTNASSMNLLIISFDRYFCVTKPLSYPVRRTPKVAGMMIAAAWVLSFFVWAPAILFWQFIVGQRTVSEGECYIQFLSNPAVTFGTSIACFYLPVTIMVILYVFISRASKSRIKMDTKESESKKEPVSPSPEVGNILKSNQSNISDSSDGLPQLKMPNGTIHGIIFDHCGEREEEFLSASTPFSMISLNRKLEGSIRENGNVCNTMDYNRLFHIKMVNQSQNSNYHETIADLSSNDGKDRGITKTNTTSKRIHTTAQKRKVTVSREKKVTRTILAILLVFIITWCPYNVMVLIRTFCSICVPKTVWDIGYWIFYINSTINPACYALCNATFKKTFKHIILCQHKKIGAKS